AGATCCTATAGATGTCGGTAATGAAAGGAAAGTATAAAAGAAGGGAAGAGATAGATACCAGGAACAGAGGTTGGGTCCTCTTCTCGTCTAAAGACAACCCATCGCTTCTCCTTCACTGGAAAATATAAAGAAGTAAAATCAGAACATGTTATGAATCGTTAGATGAATCGTTTCATGAAATGAAAAAGGGGAAACACAATCCTTTTCAGAGCTCCTACGAAACCTAAGATTaaataggaaaaataaaaaaagaggtTGAAAGGAACAATAACTCGCCCAGACCGTCGATCTCCTCCATCCTGGAGAAGTACTTGTTACCGGTCTTGTCTGCTCCGATGAAACTCTTGCTTCTGAACAATCCTGCTACTCTCGCCCATAGCCTCGACATTGCTTTTAGCTTCTTCTTCCGCCGCGATtgatttcttcttttgtttgatcCCCGAAAACTCAACAGAAGAACACGTCGACAGTTGTTGTTCCCCCGGTCGGGTCTGCTCCGCCTTGGATCAAAAACTACGGGTTGGATCCGGATCCATCACTGGCTCGTTATATTGGGTTGCAATATAAGATTCGGCCCAATTacagattattttttttgggcaacaatTACAGATGTTTAATGGGATATTTGAagaaatgtttttgtttttactgaaattttatttaattatatctaAGATATGAATTCAAATTTAAATAGCTGCGTATTatatactgattttttttaataacactTACTACCAAAAGCGTACATATCCGAAGTCTACCATTTTGCTGTAATATTTCttacaaaaatttgaaatgtttCTTTGTCTCACAATAagtaaaaaaagttatatataaatgaaacacTTGAAAACtcattcataaaataatttttttgtgtcataaaatttaaaccatTTTTGTGTAGTAGGAGCATTTTatagcaattttaaaaaatttaatataatttaatgaaattttagtgAAAAAtgggaaaaaataatattttgtgagCGAGTATTGTTGGCCGCGATTCGCGTCAGGAACTCCCGCTGCTTCGTACccttttcaaaaatcaaaaccctaaaaggACCCCCAAAAACAtccatttttataattttcccACCTCTCTAAACCCAATCTTCCCGCCTCACTCACATCACACCCCTCTACTTCCTCTACAAATATAATAACCCTCACTTTCCCTTATCTTCATTACAGATGTTTATTTGGGATATTTGCTGAAATGTTTTTCtactgaaattttatttaattgatatgTATTTAAATAGCTGGGTATTATatactgaaaaatatataatagttttcAATTTTCATGACGCTTTTGATCAAAAGCGTACAGATTCATTAAATACCATTTTGCGGTAAACTTTTGTTGTtgaaatgtttctttttatctcACAATAAGTAAAACaactatatataaatgaaacacTTGAAAACTCATTCATAAAATGCGAATTTTTGTGttcataaaatttaaaccattttatagcaattttaaaattttaatataatttaatgaaattttagtgAAAAGGGGAAAACACTATTGGCTTTGATTGGTAATCTTACGGAATGATGGAATGATATTTTTACGCGATTTTATGAATATTTCactaattaagaaaaattgtggatgataaaaatataaagagaattttcattaattcaaaatgtaagttttagtagattatttgtgaaaaaattataaattcaacattttaatgaaattttagtgAAAAAGTGGAAAGGAAATATTGCGAGTATTGTTGGCCGCGATTCGCGTCAGGAACTCCCGCTGCTTCGTACccttttcaaaaatcaaaaccctaaaaggACCCCCAAAAACAtccatttttataattttcccACCTCTCTAGACCCAATCTTCCCGCCTCTCACATCACACCCACTCTCCTTCTTCTACAATATAATAGCCCTCACTTTCCCTTATCTTCAAGCCCCCCAGCCTCACAATCTATTCCACATTCATCCATGAAGGGAATCTCGAGAAGAAACGACGGCTTCCACCGCTACTTGAAGCCTGGTGCTCTCGCCCAGATCCGCAACACTAGACTCAACCATAGATCCACCTTCCCCTTAACACTTTCCCTCCCGAGCCGTGTTGCAGACGCGGCGACGCCAACGACGATGGATCAGATGCCTGATCTCTTGAGAAAGACATACGGTCCCTCTCGCATCGGTCGGAAGAAACTGAGTCCTGCTAGATCTGTCCTGCGAACGATGGTGGATTTAAACCCTTCTCAGAACTCCACGCTTGAATCCGCTAGTAGTGGTGGTAATAACAACCTATTAAGTATCATCGATGCTTTAGTTGCTCACTGAATGTAACCCTACTTTGACACTAGATATAGTCTCTGTATCGATTAATTAATTACTTTATGAGTTACTACACTTGTGGAAAGATCTTCAATTCTCATCAAGACATTTGTTATTTGCATGTGTTGATTTCATTATAACGCCCGATTTGGTTCTAGATCATTAATTGGAGCTT
Above is a window of Raphanus sativus cultivar WK10039 unplaced genomic scaffold, ASM80110v3 Scaffold2731, whole genome shotgun sequence DNA encoding:
- the LOC130505954 gene encoding uncharacterized protein LOC130505954, which produces MKGISRRNDGFHRYLKPGALAQIRNTRLNHRSTFPLTLSLPSRVADAATPTTMDQMPDLLRKTYGPSRIGRKKLSPARSVLRTMVDLNPSQNSTLESASSGGNNNLLSIIDALVAH